From the genome of Anaerohalosphaeraceae bacterium, one region includes:
- a CDS encoding FeoA family protein, with protein MESSMESPADKSVRFLSQVPAGQTVRLVRIAGGHGLTLRLAGMGLVPNVPLEVLRNDFRGQIIVQVKNTKIVLGRGMSEKLQVAPL; from the coding sequence ATGGAATCGTCTATGGAATCTCCGGCGGATAAATCGGTGCGGTTTCTCTCCCAGGTGCCGGCCGGACAGACGGTCCGGCTGGTTCGGATTGCGGGCGGACACGGGCTGACGCTGCGGCTGGCCGGGATGGGGCTGGTGCCGAATGTTCCGCTGGAGGTGCTGCGGAACGATTTTCGCGGGCAGATTATTGTGCAGGTGAAGAATACCAAGATTGTGCTGGGGCGGGGGATGTCGGAAAAACTCCAAGTAGCACCTTTGTAG